The proteins below come from a single Nostoc sp. KVJ3 genomic window:
- a CDS encoding tetratricopeptide repeat protein — MNPNLSDWDDDLPPEPEEAYQDLLRALKRKSGFGLFFVQCTPVEADKFIVKLPQEIPQKKIAVLRFVEAIDNLYQPVAEFVKDKQIDILLIKGLEYSLYKYEKRSFGEITEGQFSNLTSVPHILNHLNQQRERFRDDFPISFVFLLRSFSINYFIHRAPDFFDWRSGVFELPTTPEVVEQESNRLLREGNYDKYLKLTHQQKIERVIEFQDLLREKHQTDNRKVNLLFELGNLLSATKEYEAAITFRSQALKIKADDHEAWNNQGYALFKLGRNEEAIAAFDQALKIKADNHETWNNRGIALGYLKRYEEEIASYDKAIEIKPDYQDAWYHRGIGLKDLGKWKEALASWKKAIEIQPNDDSSWDWQGNALNNLGQSEEGIICYDQAIALNPKHPHAWYNRGITLGNLGRYEEAITSYDQALKIQPDDYESWYLRGNALSNLVRYEEAIASYDQALKCKPDDYTAWYSRGGALIKLGRWREGNHSISKAIEINPSFGKALLDIQKKHIISWFQQKLCLKKLVQIWISFLRLIGFRR, encoded by the coding sequence ATGAACCCAAATTTAAGTGATTGGGATGATGATTTACCCCCAGAACCAGAAGAAGCTTATCAAGACTTGCTTCGCGCACTGAAGCGAAAATCAGGATTTGGTTTGTTTTTCGTGCAATGTACACCTGTGGAAGCAGACAAGTTTATTGTTAAACTTCCCCAGGAAATCCCGCAGAAGAAGATTGCAGTTTTGCGCTTTGTTGAGGCGATTGATAATTTATATCAGCCAGTAGCAGAGTTTGTTAAAGACAAGCAAATTGATATTTTATTGATTAAAGGTCTGGAATATTCTTTATATAAATATGAAAAAAGAAGTTTTGGGGAAATTACCGAAGGGCAATTTAGCAATTTAACCAGTGTTCCGCATATTTTAAATCACTTAAATCAACAGCGAGAACGCTTTAGAGATGATTTTCCCATTAGCTTTGTTTTTCTTTTGCGTTCATTTTCGATAAACTATTTTATTCATCGCGCCCCAGATTTTTTTGATTGGCGTTCTGGGGTGTTTGAATTACCCACAACGCCAGAAGTAGTAGAGCAAGAATCAAATCGTCTGTTGCGGGAAGGAAACTATGATAAATATTTGAAACTCACCCATCAACAAAAAATTGAGAGAGTTATAGAATTTCAAGACTTGTTGAGAGAAAAACATCAGACAGATAATCGTAAGGTCAATTTATTATTTGAACTGGGAAATTTATTATCTGCGACTAAGGAATATGAAGCAGCGATCACATTCCGCAGCCAAGCGCTGAAAATTAAAGCTGATGATCACGAAGCTTGGAACAATCAAGGCTATGCGCTATTTAAATTAGGACGCAATGAAGAAGCGATCGCAGCCTTCGACCAAGCACTGAAAATTAAAGCTGATAATCACGAAACTTGGAACAATCGGGGTATTGCACTGGGCTATCTAAAACGCTACGAGGAGGAAATAGCATCTTACGACAAAGCGATAGAAATTAAACCAGATTATCAGGATGCTTGGTATCACCGAGGTATCGGGCTTAAGGACTTAGGTAAATGGAAAGAAGCTCTCGCTAGCTGGAAAAAAGCGATAGAAATTCAACCTAATGACGACTCAAGCTGGGACTGGCAAGGAAATGCTTTAAATAATCTAGGTCAATCTGAAGAAGGAATAATCTGTTATGACCAAGCCATTGCCCTTAATCCAAAACATCCTCATGCTTGGTATAACCGGGGTATTACGCTAGGCAATTTAGGACGGTATGAAGAAGCGATCACATCCTACGACCAAGCACTAAAAATTCAACCAGATGACTATGAATCTTGGTACTTACGAGGCAATGCGTTATCTAATTTAGTACGGTATGAGGAAGCGATCGCATCCTACGACCAAGCACTGAAATGTAAACCAGATGACTATACAGCATGGTACAGCCGAGGGGGTGCATTAATAAAATTAGGTCGCTGGAGAGAAGGAAATCATAGTATTAGCAAGGCTATTGAAATTAATCCATCTTTTGGAAAAGCTCTGCTTGATATACAAAAGAAACACATTATCAGTTGGTTTCAGCAAAAATTGTGTTTAAAAAAGTTAGTTCAAATTTGGATAAGTTTCTTGAGGCTGATTGGATTTAGGCGTTGA
- a CDS encoding type II toxin-antitoxin system PemK/MazF family toxin — translation MTTIQAGEFWVADISFTSDGGSKKRPVLVLWIDASDVVVAVVTSAKPRTQTDVPLNDWAASGLRVASTVRLSRLDSLEQFLLLAKIGQISESDAKRLKEVWDLHIKPQF, via the coding sequence ATGACGACTATCCAAGCAGGTGAGTTTTGGGTAGCAGATATTTCATTCACTAGTGATGGCGGTTCCAAAAAACGCCCCGTACTTGTGTTGTGGATAGATGCAAGTGATGTTGTAGTAGCAGTAGTCACATCTGCAAAACCACGCACACAAACTGATGTACCTTTAAATGATTGGGCTGCAAGTGGTTTGCGTGTTGCTTCAACTGTGCGTCTGTCTCGATTGGATAGCCTAGAACAGTTTTTATTGCTGGCTAAAATAGGGCAAATTTCCGAATCAGATGCAAAGCGTTTAAAAGAAGTATGGGATTTGCATATAAAGCCTCAATTTTAA
- a CDS encoding Uma2 family endonuclease: protein MVTTRAASEQRAVLRNISWQTFETMLAEMGEDRASRITYDQGMLEIMTPLMPHEYWNCLLKMLIFVLGEELNLEIFPTGSTTLKREDLRRGAEPDSSYYIGNEALVRNKSEIDLNCDPAPDLVVEIDLTSSSLNKFDIYASLGVMELWRYEEGVLYIYQLRQGQYIECNNSLIFAQLPLIEIARFLEESPRIGVMKMTRNFREWVKEQI, encoded by the coding sequence ATGGTAACAACACGCGCCGCCTCAGAACAAAGGGCTGTATTGAGAAATATCAGCTGGCAGACTTTTGAAACCATGCTAGCTGAGATGGGAGAGGATAGAGCCTCTCGCATCACCTATGACCAAGGAATGCTAGAAATTATGACTCCACTGATGCCGCATGAATATTGGAATTGCTTGTTGAAAATGCTCATTTTCGTTTTGGGTGAAGAGTTGAATTTAGAGATTTTTCCTACAGGTTCAACGACTTTGAAACGGGAAGATTTGCGGCGTGGTGCGGAACCAGATAGCAGTTACTATATTGGCAATGAGGCGTTGGTGAGGAACAAATCAGAAATTGATTTGAACTGTGACCCAGCACCGGATTTAGTAGTAGAAATAGATTTAACGAGTTCTTCGCTGAATAAATTTGATATTTATGCGTCTTTAGGTGTTATGGAACTTTGGCGTTATGAGGAAGGTGTGCTGTATATTTACCAACTGCGACAAGGGCAATATATAGAGTGTAATAATTCGCTAATTTTTGCACAATTGCCTTTAATTGAAATTGCTCGATTTTTAGAAGAAAGTCCAAGAATTGGCGTGATGAAAATGACGCGAAATTTTCGGGAGTGGGTGAAGGAACAAATTTAA
- the hflX gene encoding GTPase HflX, which produces METIFGNLQGLKSSQLKQLQRLYHQRIPGDRITTPEFSQRLAAISTEVNQPVCAYINRRGQVIRVGVGTPRQTQIPPMELPRYGAERLSGIRCIATHLKPEPPNEAALTAMALQRLDALVVLNITGTGFTRRGGGATGYVKEAYLAHLIPQESRTLITSPAAFKVGESQIQTPSWNISPPMDLDDLADQDLVDLVENLEAEFQREFVAQEVDADHDRVLIVGLMTSETTPLQFQDTLLELARLVDTAGGDVLQTIQQKRSRVHPQTVVGEGKVQEIALTAQTLGVNLVVFDRDLSPSQVRNLEVQIGIRVVDRTEVILDIFAQRAQSRAGKLQVELAQLEYMQPRLAGRGRTMSRLGGGIGTRGPGETKLETERRAIGQRISRLQKEVTQLQAHRSRLRQRRQHREVPSVALVGYTNAGKSTLLNALTNAEVYTADQLFATLDPTTRRLVIPYGETNEHQEILITDTVGFIHELPASLMDAFRATLEEVTEADALLHLVDLSHPAWLRHIRSVREILAQMPITPGPALVIFNKIDQANSETLALAREEFPLAVFISASQRLGLETLRHRLAQLIEYAVDSR; this is translated from the coding sequence ATAGAAACTATCTTCGGAAATCTCCAAGGTTTAAAGTCCAGCCAGCTGAAACAACTACAGCGGCTGTATCACCAGCGTATACCAGGCGATCGCATCACCACGCCTGAGTTTTCCCAGCGTCTGGCAGCAATTAGCACAGAAGTCAATCAGCCTGTATGCGCCTACATCAACCGTCGCGGACAAGTTATTCGCGTCGGAGTAGGCACACCGCGACAAACGCAAATACCACCGATGGAATTGCCCCGTTACGGTGCAGAACGACTCAGTGGTATTCGTTGCATCGCCACCCATCTAAAGCCAGAACCGCCAAATGAAGCGGCACTTACGGCTATGGCACTGCAACGCTTAGATGCTCTAGTTGTCCTAAATATTACCGGAACAGGATTTACACGGCGGGGAGGCGGTGCAACTGGATATGTCAAAGAAGCTTATCTAGCTCATCTCATACCCCAAGAATCTCGCACCCTGATTACTAGTCCTGCTGCTTTTAAAGTAGGGGAAAGCCAAATTCAAACCCCAAGTTGGAATATATCGCCACCTATGGATTTGGATGATTTGGCAGACCAGGATTTAGTAGACTTGGTAGAAAATCTGGAAGCGGAATTCCAGCGCGAATTTGTCGCCCAAGAAGTAGATGCTGACCACGATCGCGTCCTAATTGTCGGGCTAATGACCAGTGAGACAACTCCCCTACAATTCCAAGACACCCTATTAGAATTGGCGCGTTTAGTTGATACTGCTGGGGGAGATGTATTACAGACAATCCAACAAAAGCGATCGCGTGTTCATCCCCAAACAGTAGTTGGTGAAGGTAAAGTGCAAGAAATTGCCCTAACTGCCCAAACACTAGGAGTCAATCTCGTCGTCTTTGACCGCGACCTCTCACCCTCCCAAGTCCGCAACTTAGAAGTGCAAATTGGAATTCGGGTAGTTGACCGCACCGAAGTAATTTTGGATATCTTTGCTCAACGCGCTCAATCTCGTGCCGGTAAATTGCAAGTAGAACTAGCACAGCTAGAATATATGCAGCCACGACTAGCTGGTAGAGGGCGCACCATGTCCCGATTGGGTGGTGGTATAGGGACTCGTGGTCCTGGTGAAACAAAACTAGAAACTGAACGCCGTGCCATTGGGCAGCGCATTTCCCGACTGCAAAAAGAAGTAACCCAGTTACAAGCCCATCGTTCGCGGTTACGGCAGCGACGGCAACATCGGGAAGTTCCCTCAGTGGCTTTGGTTGGATATACCAATGCTGGTAAGTCCACCCTGTTGAATGCTCTCACTAATGCAGAAGTTTATACAGCCGACCAACTATTTGCTACTCTCGATCCCACCACGCGCCGCTTAGTGATTCCTTATGGCGAAACAAATGAACATCAGGAAATTCTGATTACAGATACGGTAGGTTTCATACACGAACTACCTGCATCATTAATGGATGCCTTTCGCGCCACCTTGGAGGAAGTCACAGAAGCTGATGCCCTACTCCACTTGGTAGATTTATCTCACCCAGCTTGGTTGCGTCATATTCGCTCAGTCAGAGAAATCTTGGCACAAATGCCGATAACTCCTGGCCCGGCGCTAGTTATTTTTAACAAGATTGATCAAGCAAATAGTGAGACACTAGCTTTAGCTAGAGAAGAATTCCCCCTAGCCGTATTTATTTCAGCTAGTCAGCGCTTGGGATTAGAAACCCTACGCCACCGCCTTGCTCAACTAATTGAATATGCCGTTGACAGTAGGTAA
- a CDS encoding XDD4 family exosortase-dependent surface protein, with protein sequence MSQPYSKKIAGYAVCCISALAVVTVSQISQADAASMTFSVTGTNLLSNNALASSVVFDDLLNPGKLTVTLTNMKNVSVPSDVLTSVFWDYAGSPLNLSLISATAPTVTQNNPSTTTNNVNLLNTPNNGKEWAFASTTNSAGLTIGVTQDYGLGTAGLGIFQGIGGQQQFNYGIIDGYNANANSQIKGGSFIDNSATFVLSGLPTNFDISKIGSVRFQYGTTLIEPSIIKAQGTYYSPPPPAPKKVPEPATTAALGLFAMGALKVMRKKSLAVA encoded by the coding sequence GTGTCTCAACCATATTCCAAGAAAATAGCGGGTTATGCAGTCTGTTGTATATCAGCATTAGCTGTGGTGACAGTTTCACAGATATCCCAAGCAGATGCAGCCTCTATGACTTTCTCAGTCACAGGAACTAACTTACTATCGAATAATGCTCTGGCATCATCAGTTGTCTTTGATGACTTACTCAATCCAGGTAAGTTGACAGTGACCCTGACGAACATGAAAAATGTCTCAGTTCCTTCTGATGTCCTCACATCAGTCTTTTGGGACTATGCTGGATCTCCCTTAAATTTATCTTTAATTTCAGCAACAGCCCCAACGGTCACTCAAAACAACCCCTCTACTACTACAAATAATGTAAATCTTCTTAATACTCCTAATAATGGCAAAGAATGGGCATTTGCATCTACGACCAATTCCGCAGGACTTACTATTGGAGTAACCCAAGACTACGGTTTAGGTACTGCCGGCTTGGGTATTTTTCAAGGTATTGGTGGACAGCAGCAATTTAATTACGGCATTATTGACGGCTACAATGCTAATGCAAATTCACAAATTAAAGGGGGAAGTTTTATTGACAATTCTGCCACGTTTGTTTTGTCAGGACTACCCACTAACTTTGATATAAGTAAAATTGGCAGTGTTCGCTTCCAATATGGCACTACTTTAATTGAGCCTAGTATTATAAAAGCACAAGGCACTTATTATAGTCCTCCGCCTCCTGCACCTAAAAAAGTACCTGAACCTGCGACGACAGCCGCCCTTGGTTTATTTGCAATGGGTGCATTGAAAGTGATGAGGAAAAAGTCTTTAGCAGTAGCCTAA
- the grxC gene encoding glutaredoxin 3 has protein sequence MAAKVEIYTWRTCPFCVRAKSLLKNKGVEFIEYSIDGDEAARNKMAQRANGRRSLPQIFINDDHIGGCDDIHALDSQGKLDELLTSV, from the coding sequence ATGGCCGCAAAAGTAGAAATTTACACCTGGAGGACTTGCCCGTTTTGTGTCCGTGCCAAAAGTTTGCTGAAAAACAAGGGCGTTGAATTTATTGAATACAGCATCGACGGAGATGAGGCAGCCAGAAATAAAATGGCTCAAAGAGCAAATGGACGGCGTTCTTTACCGCAAATTTTCATCAATGATGACCATATTGGTGGTTGTGATGATATCCACGCTTTAGACAGTCAAGGCAAGCTGGATGAGCTACTAACTTCCGTGTAA
- the gshB gene encoding glutathione synthase, whose translation MKLAFIIDPIHLLDPCHDTSVALIEAAQILGHEVWVTQANLLSVVEGKAWAVLQRVELVPVQLVEGRWIAANPWYKLSDSSLTSLETMDAVFMRTDPPVNDSYLYATYILDYIDQKKTLLINSPSGIRGANEKMYALQFTKAIPETIVSADKQLIRQFLEAKGTAILKPLGNKAGEGILFLQSGDRNFNSIVELSTLQGRVPVMVQTYLPEAKAGDKRIILLNGEPIGALNRLSSGTDFRNNMATGGTVAQTEITPRENEICTQVAERLRQDGLIFVGIDVIGGYLTEVNVTSPTGIREIDRLDGTHLGYQVIQWIEHSLKTKTSM comes from the coding sequence GTGAAACTGGCTTTTATCATTGATCCCATCCATCTGCTTGACCCGTGTCATGATACCAGTGTTGCCCTGATCGAAGCAGCGCAAATCCTGGGGCACGAAGTTTGGGTAACTCAAGCAAATCTGCTGAGTGTAGTGGAGGGCAAAGCTTGGGCTGTCTTACAGCGAGTCGAACTTGTACCAGTACAGTTGGTGGAGGGACGCTGGATAGCAGCGAATCCTTGGTATAAATTGAGCGATTCCTCCTTAACTTCTTTAGAGACAATGGATGCCGTATTTATGCGGACAGATCCACCTGTCAATGATTCTTACCTTTATGCCACGTATATTCTGGATTACATTGACCAAAAGAAAACCCTACTGATTAACAGTCCTAGCGGCATCCGAGGGGCAAATGAAAAAATGTATGCCCTCCAGTTTACTAAGGCGATTCCAGAAACGATTGTCAGTGCTGATAAGCAGCTTATTCGGCAATTTCTCGAAGCTAAGGGAACTGCAATTCTCAAACCACTGGGTAATAAAGCTGGGGAAGGAATTTTGTTTTTGCAATCAGGCGATCGCAATTTTAACTCCATTGTTGAACTCAGTACCCTCCAAGGTCGAGTGCCAGTAATGGTACAAACCTATCTACCGGAGGCAAAAGCAGGAGATAAGCGAATTATCTTGCTCAATGGTGAACCGATTGGTGCGCTGAATCGCCTCTCTAGCGGAACTGATTTTCGCAATAATATGGCAACTGGTGGTACAGTTGCTCAAACCGAAATTACCCCAAGAGAAAATGAAATTTGTACCCAAGTAGCCGAACGCTTACGCCAAGACGGTTTAATTTTTGTGGGGATTGATGTTATTGGTGGCTACCTAACTGAAGTTAACGTCACCAGTCCTACAGGAATTCGTGAGATTGATCGTCTAGATGGTACTCATCTTGGTTATCAGGTTATTCAATGGATTGAACACTCACTAAAAACCAAAACATCAATGTAA
- the ftsZ gene encoding cell division protein FtsZ: MTLDNNQGLTYKNSQSPGQPGFSLAVNSTNPFNNSGMNFGQNHDNKKIFTENSRIGEIVPGRVANIKVIGVGGGGGNAVNRMIESDVSGVEFWSINTDAQALTLAGAPSRLQIGQKLTRGLGAGGNPAIGQKAAEESRDEIATALEGADLVFITAGMGGGTGTGAAPIVAEVAKEMGALTVGVVTRPFVFEGRRRTSQAEQGIEGLKSRVDTLIIIPNNKLLEVIPEQTPVQEAFRYADDVLRQGVQGISDIITIPGLVNVDFADVRAVMADAGSALMGIGVSSGKSRAREAAIAAISSPLLECSIEGARGVVFNITGGTDLTLHEVNAAAEAIYEVVDPNANIIFGAVIDDRLQGEVRITVIATGFTGEVQAAVQQSVASVRVAPNTSKRPTTQQPAVNPPTSTPSATPTPTPIPEPKEKIGLDIPDFLKNRRTPRN, encoded by the coding sequence ATGACACTTGATAATAACCAAGGACTTACCTATAAAAATTCCCAATCTCCGGGACAGCCGGGGTTCTCTCTGGCAGTTAACTCAACTAATCCCTTTAATAATTCTGGAATGAACTTCGGACAAAATCACGATAATAAGAAGATTTTTACGGAAAATAGCCGAATTGGAGAGATTGTTCCTGGTCGGGTTGCCAACATCAAAGTGATTGGTGTCGGTGGCGGTGGTGGCAATGCCGTTAACCGCATGATCGAATCTGATGTCTCTGGTGTAGAGTTTTGGTCAATTAATACTGATGCTCAAGCTTTAACTTTGGCAGGTGCTCCCAGTAGATTGCAAATTGGCCAAAAACTAACGCGGGGTTTAGGAGCAGGTGGTAATCCTGCTATTGGTCAAAAGGCAGCTGAAGAATCACGAGACGAAATTGCTACGGCTTTGGAGGGTGCAGACCTAGTATTTATCACGGCTGGTATGGGCGGTGGTACTGGAACAGGTGCAGCCCCAATTGTGGCAGAAGTAGCCAAAGAAATGGGCGCTCTCACTGTTGGGGTAGTCACACGTCCATTTGTGTTTGAAGGCCGCCGTCGCACTAGCCAGGCGGAACAAGGTATTGAAGGACTAAAAAGTAGAGTAGATACACTGATCATTATCCCCAATAACAAATTGTTGGAAGTGATCCCCGAACAAACACCTGTGCAAGAAGCTTTTCGCTATGCAGATGATGTGCTACGTCAAGGGGTGCAAGGTATTTCTGATATCATCACGATCCCCGGATTGGTAAATGTTGACTTTGCTGATGTTCGGGCTGTGATGGCAGATGCGGGATCGGCATTGATGGGTATTGGAGTGAGTTCTGGAAAATCTAGAGCCAGAGAAGCTGCGATCGCAGCTATTTCTTCACCATTGCTAGAATGTTCTATTGAAGGTGCGAGAGGAGTTGTCTTTAATATTACAGGTGGTACTGACCTAACTTTGCATGAAGTGAATGCAGCCGCAGAAGCAATCTATGAAGTAGTTGATCCCAACGCCAATATTATTTTTGGGGCTGTAATTGATGACAGACTCCAGGGTGAGGTAAGAATTACTGTAATTGCCACCGGGTTTACAGGTGAAGTCCAAGCTGCGGTACAACAAAGCGTAGCTAGCGTTCGAGTAGCACCTAATACCTCCAAGCGACCAACAACACAACAACCCGCAGTTAATCCCCCAACCTCAACCCCAAGTGCAACTCCAACTCCAACTCCAATTCCAGAACCAAAAGAAAAAATTGGATTGGATATACCTGACTTTCTGAAAAACCGACGAACACCACGAAATTAA
- a CDS encoding cell division protein FtsQ/DivIB gives MAGIISVSRTDLAQRRKKLRRQRQMKIIQAIWRTFAITGFAGGLLWVAVQPVWVLKTPKQVVMKSGNQLLSDETAKSLLALSYPQSLWRIEPEAIANSLKKQPTIAQAIVRRRLFPPGLNIEIQERVPVAVTQTASGQNQDTGNKKITIGLLDASGAWIPLEKYTSLHPTRKLPSLRVMGVPKQYCPYWTQLHQAISQSPIKIIEIDCQNPANLVLKTELGKVHLGVLGSQLPEQIKVLAQMRHLSAKLNSEQIEYIDLKNPEFPLVQMNQKDQKLTPKTPKNI, from the coding sequence ATGGCTGGCATAATATCAGTTTCTCGCACCGATCTAGCCCAGCGTCGTAAGAAATTACGTCGGCAGAGGCAGATGAAAATTATTCAAGCTATTTGGCGAACTTTTGCAATTACCGGTTTTGCCGGTGGATTGCTGTGGGTGGCAGTTCAACCAGTGTGGGTGCTAAAAACTCCCAAACAAGTAGTGATGAAATCAGGCAATCAATTACTCTCGGATGAGACAGCTAAATCACTGTTGGCGCTATCTTACCCTCAATCTCTGTGGCGGATAGAACCGGAAGCGATCGCTAACTCTTTGAAAAAACAACCAACTATTGCTCAAGCGATCGTTAGACGTCGCCTATTTCCTCCTGGATTAAATATCGAAATCCAAGAAAGAGTCCCTGTTGCAGTGACTCAAACAGCAAGTGGGCAAAATCAGGACACTGGCAACAAAAAAATCACGATCGGCTTACTAGATGCAAGTGGAGCCTGGATACCTTTAGAAAAATATACATCATTACATCCCACTAGAAAATTACCCAGCCTCAGAGTCATGGGAGTGCCCAAACAATACTGCCCCTATTGGACTCAACTTCATCAAGCTATTAGCCAAAGTCCCATCAAAATTATAGAAATTGATTGCCAAAATCCAGCGAATTTAGTTTTGAAAACAGAACTAGGAAAGGTGCATCTCGGCGTTTTAGGTTCCCAGTTACCTGAACAAATTAAGGTACTCGCCCAAATGCGCCATTTATCAGCAAAACTCAATTCCGAGCAAATAGAGTATATTGATCTGAAAAATCCCGAATTTCCCTTAGTACAAATGAACCAAAAAGACCAAAAACTAACTCCCAAAACCCCTAAAAACATCTAG
- a CDS encoding KAP family NTPase, translating to MKTTLNLSRFYKACNPSYTLNISNVLDRQYYIDFADVRGCKIVEELQRTIVRISPDEPTCQLFTGHIGCGKSTELQRLKTELESAGFHVVYFESSQDLDMADIDISDILLSVARQVSASLEGINIKLKGGYFTNLFKEVGDFLQSPIELSGQAELSLGIAKITAKTKDSTQMRNQLRQYLEPRTNSILQAINEEILEKAVEQLKLRGQKGLVVIVDNLDRVDMRPLASGRSQPEYLFIDRGEQLRRLKCHLVYTIPLTLIFSNEYETLKNRLGGGIAPKVLPMVLVRQRDGSDYEPGMSLVRQLVLARAFPEVPLNERLSLITELFDDSQTLDRICRVSGGHIRNLLGLLYSCLQRQDPPFSRDCLEAVIKDYRDDLLLAIDESQWELLFEVVQQQRVKGESDYQSLLRSMYLFEYRDPIGRWFGISPALGETEKVLAWQQKK from the coding sequence ATGAAAACGACATTAAATTTATCACGTTTTTATAAAGCATGTAACCCAAGTTACACGCTTAATATAAGTAACGTGCTAGATCGCCAGTACTACATAGATTTTGCTGATGTCCGTGGTTGCAAGATTGTCGAAGAATTGCAACGGACTATAGTTCGGATTTCTCCTGATGAACCAACCTGTCAGTTATTTACGGGTCACATTGGCTGCGGTAAGTCAACAGAATTGCAGCGCCTCAAGACAGAACTCGAATCAGCCGGATTTCATGTAGTTTATTTTGAGTCAAGTCAAGATTTAGATATGGCGGATATTGATATCAGCGATATTTTGCTGAGTGTAGCCCGTCAAGTCAGTGCTAGTTTAGAAGGGATTAACATCAAACTCAAAGGTGGTTACTTTACCAATTTGTTTAAAGAAGTAGGCGACTTTTTGCAAAGCCCCATAGAGCTTTCTGGACAAGCAGAGTTATCCTTGGGAATTGCCAAAATTACTGCCAAAACTAAAGACAGCACCCAAATGCGGAATCAACTGAGGCAATATTTGGAACCACGTACCAATAGTATTTTGCAAGCGATTAACGAAGAAATTTTAGAAAAAGCTGTTGAACAGTTAAAGCTGCGAGGTCAAAAAGGACTGGTAGTGATCGTAGATAATTTGGATCGAGTAGATATGCGTCCCTTAGCATCAGGGCGATCGCAACCAGAATATCTTTTTATCGACCGAGGCGAACAGTTACGCCGACTCAAATGCCACCTAGTTTACACTATTCCCCTAACCTTAATTTTCTCCAATGAGTACGAGACACTAAAAAATCGCCTGGGGGGAGGGATTGCGCCAAAAGTACTGCCGATGGTATTAGTACGACAAAGAGATGGCAGTGACTACGAACCAGGAATGTCACTGGTGCGCCAGTTAGTCTTAGCAAGAGCTTTTCCAGAAGTTCCCTTAAATGAAAGGCTTTCATTAATTACAGAATTATTTGATGATTCCCAAACCTTGGATCGGATATGTCGCGTTAGTGGTGGTCACATTCGTAACTTATTGGGTTTACTCTATAGCTGTCTGCAACGACAAGATCCGCCTTTTTCTAGGGACTGCTTAGAAGCCGTGATTAAGGACTACCGCGACGATCTGCTATTAGCTATTGATGAATCCCAGTGGGAATTATTGTTTGAAGTAGTGCAGCAGCAGAGAGTTAAAGGTGAGTCTGATTACCAGAGCTTACTACGAAGCATGTATCTGTTTGAATATCGCGATCCTATAGGACGCTGGTTTGGCATCAGTCCAGCATTAGGAGAAACAGAAAAAGTTTTAGCTTGGCAACAAAAGAAGTAG
- a CDS encoding photosystem II manganese-stabilizing polypeptide, producing MRYRALIVAFLALCLGLITACSDAPATSSRDVLTYDQIRGTGLANKCPQLAETSRGSIPIDASQSYAIKELCLEPTSFFIKEEPANKRQEAEFVAGKLLTRYTSTIDQVQGNLKINPDNSLTFEETDGLDFQAITVQLPGGERVPFLFTIKNLVAQTQPSLSSINTSTDFEGTFKVPSYRGAAFLDPKGRGVVSGYDNAVALPAQADDEELTRTNVKRAENLNGKISLQIAKIDSSSGEIAGTFESEQPSDTDLGAGEPKEVKIRGLFFARVEPNRG from the coding sequence ATGAGGTATCGCGCTTTAATTGTTGCATTCTTGGCTTTGTGCCTGGGGTTAATAACTGCTTGTAGTGATGCTCCTGCTACTAGTAGTAGAGATGTACTCACTTACGATCAAATTCGTGGGACTGGCTTGGCAAACAAATGCCCCCAACTAGCAGAAACAAGCCGTGGCTCTATTCCCATTGATGCTAGCCAGTCTTATGCCATCAAAGAACTTTGCTTAGAACCAACTAGCTTCTTCATCAAAGAAGAACCTGCTAATAAACGCCAAGAAGCAGAATTTGTTGCTGGTAAATTGTTGACCAGATACACTTCTACCATTGACCAGGTGCAAGGCAACCTAAAAATCAACCCAGATAATAGCCTGACCTTTGAAGAAACTGATGGTCTTGACTTTCAAGCCATCACTGTGCAACTTCCTGGTGGTGAACGAGTACCTTTCCTCTTCACCATCAAAAACTTAGTTGCTCAAACCCAACCCAGTTTGAGCAGTATTAACACCTCTACGGACTTTGAAGGCACCTTTAAAGTTCCTTCCTATCGTGGTGCTGCTTTCCTAGATCCTAAAGGTCGTGGTGTTGTTAGTGGCTACGATAATGCTGTAGCTCTCCCCGCCCAAGCGGATGATGAAGAACTTACCCGCACTAACGTCAAGCGTGCTGAAAATCTTAATGGTAAGATTTCTCTGCAAATCGCTAAAATAGACAGCTCTAGTGGTGAAATTGCTGGTACTTTCGAGAGCGAACAGCCATCTGATACAGATTTAGGTGCTGGCGAACCGAAAGAAGTCAAGATTCGCGGTCTATTTTTTGCACGGGTTGAACCAAATCGTGGCTAA